The following are from one region of the Stenotrophomonas lactitubi genome:
- the rpsO gene encoding 30S ribosomal protein S15 — protein sequence MSIDTQKVIEDNKRSSADTGSPEVQVALLTARIELLTGHFKTHKKDHHSRRGLLQMVNRRRSLLDYLKKKDVERYKALIEKLGLRR from the coding sequence ATGTCGATCGACACCCAGAAGGTCATTGAAGACAACAAGCGCAGCTCGGCTGACACCGGCTCCCCGGAAGTCCAGGTTGCACTGCTGACCGCCCGCATCGAACTGCTGACCGGCCACTTCAAGACCCACAAGAAAGATCACCACAGCCGCCGCGGTCTGCTGCAGATGGTCAACCGCCGCCGCAGCCTGCTCGACTACCTGAAGAAGAAGGACGTCGAGCGTTACAAGGCCCTGATCGAGAAGCTTGGCCTGCGTCGCTAA
- the infB gene encoding translation initiation factor IF-2 — MSQQTTIRKLAELVNTPVEKLLEQLAGAGMKFSGPDQVVTSSEKVKLLGFLRRSHGKPEQAPEETDQSAKKITLNRRKQQEVTVSSGRSKTTVNVEVRQKRTYVKDGARAMTPDEERADILRKLEESRARNLAEQQALAEKDRLRDEAIVRAREEEVAAKERAEAEKKAAEEAAVAAKAAEALAASKPKVRAPIDETAPRPPRAPAAAPAAPRSAAPPRSDDRNNRNAPRNERGPGDRFAGQMHLSAADRARRGNSNNSNNRGRPGSRPTSGRRDMSRGGGNSGPHAFERPTAPVVREVAIGDTITVADLAQKLALKGGEVVKALFKMGVMATITQSIDHDTAALVTEELGHKAIRASDNDAEDALLASAGENKGEAVQRPPVVTIMGHVDHGKTSLLDYIRRTKVATGEAGGITQHIGAYHVETPKGVISFLDTPGHAAFTSMRARGAKLTDIVVLVVAADDGVMPQTKEAIQHARSAGVPLIVAINKIDKSGADPMRVKNELLSEQVVAEDFGGDTQMVEISAKTGLGIDDLLEAVSVQAELLELKAVDEGRANGVVIESSLDKGRGPIATVLVQQGRLKKGDYLVCGIQYGRVRALFDETGKQPEFAGPSIPVQVLGLSGVPEAGDDFVVVDDERLAKDVAQQRETKRRESRLVATAGSRMEDIMATLGKGEGQQVLNLVIKADVQGSVQALSQALVALSNDDIRINVIHSGVGGITESDANSAAASKATVIGFNVRADASARRIIESNGVDLRYFSIIYDVIDQVKQVASGLLGVEIREEIIGIAEVRDVFRSSKLGAVAGSMVIEGVVKRNKPIRVLRDSVVIFEGELESLRRFKENVEEVRNGTECGIAVKAYNDVKPGDQIECFERIEVPRTL, encoded by the coding sequence ATGTCGCAGCAAACCACCATCCGCAAGCTTGCTGAACTGGTCAATACACCGGTCGAAAAACTGCTGGAACAGCTGGCTGGTGCCGGCATGAAGTTCAGCGGTCCCGACCAGGTCGTGACCAGCTCCGAGAAAGTGAAGCTCCTGGGCTTCCTTCGTCGCTCGCACGGCAAGCCCGAGCAGGCCCCGGAAGAGACTGATCAATCTGCCAAGAAGATCACCCTCAACCGTCGCAAGCAACAGGAAGTGACGGTCAGTTCCGGTCGCAGCAAGACAACCGTGAACGTGGAAGTGCGCCAGAAGCGCACCTACGTCAAGGATGGTGCGCGTGCGATGACCCCGGACGAAGAGCGTGCCGACATCCTGCGCAAGCTGGAAGAGTCGCGCGCACGCAACCTTGCCGAGCAGCAGGCCCTGGCCGAGAAGGACCGCCTGCGTGACGAGGCCATCGTCCGTGCACGCGAGGAAGAGGTCGCTGCCAAGGAGCGTGCCGAGGCCGAGAAGAAGGCGGCCGAGGAAGCTGCGGTTGCCGCCAAGGCTGCCGAGGCCCTGGCTGCCAGCAAGCCCAAGGTGCGTGCTCCGATCGACGAAACCGCGCCGCGCCCGCCGCGCGCTCCGGCCGCAGCCCCGGCTGCTCCGCGTAGTGCAGCGCCGCCGCGCAGCGACGACCGCAACAACCGCAACGCGCCGCGCAACGAGCGTGGACCGGGTGACCGCTTTGCCGGTCAGATGCACCTGTCCGCTGCCGATCGTGCGCGCCGTGGCAACAGCAACAACAGCAACAACCGTGGTCGCCCGGGCAGCCGTCCGACGTCCGGCCGTCGCGACATGTCGCGCGGCGGTGGCAACTCCGGCCCGCATGCCTTCGAGCGTCCGACCGCACCGGTCGTGCGTGAAGTGGCGATCGGCGACACCATCACCGTGGCCGACCTGGCGCAGAAGCTCGCGCTGAAGGGCGGCGAGGTGGTGAAGGCGCTGTTCAAGATGGGCGTGATGGCCACCATCACCCAGTCCATCGACCACGACACCGCGGCACTGGTCACCGAAGAGCTGGGCCACAAGGCGATCCGCGCCAGCGACAACGACGCCGAAGACGCGCTGTTGGCATCGGCGGGTGAGAACAAGGGCGAGGCCGTGCAGCGTCCGCCGGTGGTCACCATCATGGGCCACGTCGACCACGGCAAGACCTCGCTGCTGGATTACATCCGTCGCACCAAGGTCGCCACCGGCGAAGCCGGCGGCATCACCCAGCACATCGGTGCGTACCACGTTGAAACGCCGAAGGGCGTCATCAGCTTCCTGGATACCCCGGGCCACGCCGCGTTCACCTCGATGCGTGCCCGCGGTGCCAAGCTGACCGACATCGTGGTGCTGGTCGTGGCTGCCGATGACGGCGTCATGCCGCAGACCAAGGAGGCGATCCAGCACGCCCGTTCGGCGGGTGTGCCGCTGATCGTGGCGATCAACAAGATCGACAAGTCCGGCGCCGACCCGATGCGGGTCAAGAACGAGCTGCTCTCCGAGCAGGTCGTGGCCGAAGACTTCGGTGGCGACACCCAGATGGTGGAGATCTCGGCCAAGACCGGCCTGGGCATCGACGATCTGCTGGAAGCTGTTTCGGTCCAGGCTGAGCTGCTGGAACTGAAGGCGGTCGACGAGGGTCGTGCCAACGGCGTGGTCATCGAATCGTCGCTGGACAAGGGCCGTGGCCCGATCGCGACGGTGCTGGTGCAGCAGGGCCGCCTGAAGAAGGGCGATTACCTGGTGTGCGGTATCCAGTACGGCCGCGTGCGTGCGCTGTTCGACGAAACCGGCAAGCAGCCGGAGTTCGCTGGCCCGTCCATCCCGGTGCAGGTCCTGGGCCTGTCCGGCGTGCCGGAAGCCGGTGACGACTTCGTCGTCGTCGACGACGAGCGTCTGGCCAAGGACGTTGCCCAGCAGCGTGAGACCAAGCGCCGTGAATCGCGCCTGGTCGCCACCGCTGGCAGCCGCATGGAAGACATCATGGCGACCCTGGGCAAGGGCGAGGGCCAGCAGGTCCTCAACCTGGTCATCAAGGCCGACGTGCAGGGTTCGGTGCAGGCGTTGAGCCAGGCCCTGGTGGCGCTGTCCAACGACGACATCCGCATCAACGTGATCCACTCCGGCGTGGGCGGCATCACCGAGTCGGACGCCAATTCGGCCGCCGCTTCGAAGGCCACCGTCATCGGCTTCAACGTGCGTGCGGATGCTTCGGCCCGTCGCATCATCGAATCCAACGGCGTGGACCTGCGTTACTTCTCGATCATCTATGACGTGATCGATCAGGTGAAGCAGGTGGCCTCCGGTCTGCTGGGCGTGGAGATCCGCGAAGAGATCATCGGTATCGCCGAGGTCCGCGACGTCTTCCGCAGCTCCAAGCTGGGTGCCGTCGCCGGCAGCATGGTCATCGAGGGTGTGGTCAAGCGCAACAAGCCGATCCGCGTCCTGCGCGACAGCGTGGTGATCTTCGAAGGCGAACTGGAATCGCTGCGCCGCTTCAAGGAAAACGTCGAGGAAGTCCGCAACGGTACCGAGTGTGGTATCGCGGTGAAGGCCTACAACGACGTCAAGCCGGGTGACCAGATCGAGTGCTTCGAGCGTATCGAAGTGCCGCGCACCCTGTAA
- the truB gene encoding tRNA pseudouridine(55) synthase TruB, giving the protein MTRIQFRRLDGILLLDKPTGMSSNAALQVARRLFRAEKGGHTGSLDPLATGLLPLCFGEATKIAGLLLGSAKAYDAEIVLGQTTDTDDSEGQVLLERPVPAISPETLQAAIAPLLGDILQRAPIYSALKQGGEPLYVKARRGDAIEAPERQVKVHAIEILEQQPERLRLRVTCGSGTYIRSLARDLGETLGCGAHISALRRLWVEPFHEPAMVTLEQLRALVEAQDETAMDALLLPLAAGLSEYPRVDLDAEQTQRFCVGQRQRDPSWPRGLVAVFGPGSAAQGLGQVDDSGLLAPQRRFNL; this is encoded by the coding sequence ATGACCCGAATTCAGTTCCGCCGCCTGGATGGCATCCTGCTGCTCGACAAGCCGACCGGCATGAGCTCCAACGCCGCGCTGCAGGTCGCTCGTCGCCTGTTCCGTGCGGAAAAGGGCGGCCACACCGGCAGCCTTGACCCGCTGGCCACCGGCCTGTTGCCGCTGTGCTTCGGCGAGGCCACCAAGATCGCCGGCCTGCTGCTGGGCTCGGCCAAGGCCTACGACGCCGAGATCGTGCTGGGCCAGACCACCGATACCGATGACTCGGAGGGCCAGGTGCTGCTCGAGCGGCCGGTGCCTGCGATCAGTCCCGAGACCCTGCAGGCGGCGATCGCGCCGCTGCTGGGCGACATCCTGCAGCGTGCGCCGATCTATTCCGCGCTCAAGCAGGGCGGGGAACCGCTTTATGTGAAGGCCCGCCGAGGCGACGCCATCGAGGCGCCCGAGCGCCAGGTCAAGGTCCATGCCATCGAGATACTGGAGCAGCAGCCCGAGCGGCTGCGGCTGCGGGTCACCTGCGGCTCGGGCACCTATATCCGCAGTCTGGCCCGTGACCTGGGTGAAACGCTGGGCTGCGGGGCGCACATCAGTGCCCTGCGTCGCTTGTGGGTGGAGCCGTTCCACGAACCGGCGATGGTCACCCTGGAGCAGCTGAGGGCCCTGGTGGAAGCGCAGGACGAGACCGCCATGGACGCGCTGCTGCTACCGCTTGCAGCCGGTCTGTCCGAGTATCCCCGGGTCGACCTGGACGCCGAGCAGACCCAGCGTTTCTGCGTGGGCCAGCGCCAGCGCGACCCTTCCTGGCCGCGCGGCCTGGTGGCCGTGTTCGGTCCCGGATCGGCGGCGCAGGGCCTGGGCCAGGTCGACGATAGCGGTCTGCTGGCCCCGCAGCGCCGCTTCAACCTCTGA
- the pnp gene encoding polyribonucleotide nucleotidyltransferase, with amino-acid sequence MAKITKTFQYGKHTVTLETGEIARQAGGAVIVKFDDTVLLVSAVAAKSAREGQDFFPLTCDYQEKFYAGGRIPGGFFKREGRATEKETLISRLIDRPIRPLFPEDYKNEVQIIATVMSLNPDIDGDIAALIGASAALSLAGTPFKGPIAAAKVGYKNGEYILNPTVTELKDSELELVVAGTANAVLMVESEAALLSEDVMLGAVTFGHREMQKVINAINELTVEAGTKPSTWVAPAKNDVLISALQESIGPRLGEAFQVRDKLQRRDAISAIKKDVVESLAGRVAAEGWNPAELSKEFGELEYSTMRNSVLDTKVRIDGRALDTVRPIAVKTGILPRTHGSSLFTRGETQAIVTITLGTARDGQVIDAVSGEYKENFLFHYNFPPYSVGETGRMMGPKRREIGHGRLAKRGVLAVMPSLESFPYTIRVVSEITESNGSSSMASVCGSSLALMDAGVPVKAPVAGIAMGLVKEGDRFVVLSDILGDEDHLGDMDFKVAGTAEGISALQMDIKIEGITEEIMKQALQQAKAGRLHILGEMAHGLTAPREELSDYAPRLLTIKIHPDKIREVIGKGGSTIQAITKETGTQIDIQDDGTIVIASVNAIAAQAAKARIEQITSDVEPGRIYEGKVAKIMDFGAFVTILPGKDGLVHVSQISSDRVEKVGDVLKEGDVVKVKVLEVDKQGRIRLSMKAVEEGEGATAE; translated from the coding sequence GTGGCAAAAATCACCAAAACCTTCCAGTACGGCAAGCACACCGTCACGCTTGAGACCGGCGAAATCGCCCGCCAGGCCGGTGGCGCCGTCATCGTCAAGTTCGACGACACCGTGCTGCTGGTCTCCGCCGTTGCCGCCAAGAGCGCGCGTGAGGGCCAGGACTTCTTCCCCCTGACCTGTGACTATCAGGAGAAGTTCTACGCCGGTGGCCGTATCCCGGGTGGCTTCTTCAAGCGCGAAGGCCGCGCGACCGAGAAGGAAACCCTGATCTCGCGTCTGATCGATCGTCCGATCCGTCCGCTGTTCCCGGAAGACTACAAGAACGAAGTCCAGATCATCGCCACGGTGATGTCGCTGAACCCGGACATCGATGGTGACATCGCTGCCCTGATCGGTGCCTCGGCTGCGCTGTCGCTGGCCGGCACCCCGTTCAAGGGTCCGATCGCCGCCGCCAAGGTGGGTTACAAGAACGGTGAGTACATCCTCAACCCGACCGTGACCGAACTGAAGGATTCGGAGCTGGAGCTGGTCGTTGCCGGTACCGCCAACGCTGTGCTGATGGTGGAATCCGAAGCCGCGCTGCTGTCCGAAGACGTGATGCTGGGCGCCGTGACCTTCGGTCACCGCGAAATGCAGAAGGTCATCAACGCGATCAACGAACTGACCGTGGAAGCCGGCACCAAGCCGTCGACCTGGGTCGCCCCGGCCAAGAACGACGTGCTGATCAGCGCCCTGCAGGAATCCATCGGCCCGCGTCTGGGCGAAGCCTTCCAGGTGCGCGACAAGCTGCAGCGCCGCGACGCCATCTCGGCGATCAAGAAGGACGTGGTCGAGTCGCTGGCTGGTCGCGTGGCCGCTGAAGGCTGGAACCCGGCCGAGCTGTCGAAGGAATTCGGCGAGCTGGAATACAGCACCATGCGCAACTCGGTGCTGGACACCAAGGTCCGCATCGACGGCCGTGCGCTGGACACCGTCCGCCCGATCGCAGTGAAGACCGGCATCCTGCCGCGTACCCACGGTTCCTCGCTGTTCACCCGCGGCGAAACGCAGGCCATCGTGACCATCACCCTGGGCACCGCCCGTGATGGCCAGGTCATCGATGCCGTCTCCGGTGAGTACAAAGAGAACTTCCTGTTCCATTACAACTTCCCCCCCTACTCGGTGGGTGAGACCGGCCGCATGATGGGCCCGAAGCGTCGCGAGATCGGCCACGGCCGTCTGGCCAAGCGCGGCGTGCTGGCAGTGATGCCGTCGCTGGAATCCTTCCCGTACACCATCCGTGTCGTGTCGGAAATCACCGAATCCAACGGCTCCTCGTCGATGGCATCGGTCTGCGGCTCGTCGCTGGCCCTGATGGACGCCGGCGTGCCGGTGAAGGCACCGGTTGCCGGTATCGCCATGGGTCTGGTCAAGGAAGGCGATCGCTTCGTCGTCCTGTCCGACATCCTGGGTGACGAAGATCACCTGGGTGACATGGACTTCAAGGTTGCCGGTACCGCTGAGGGCATCTCCGCCCTGCAGATGGACATCAAGATCGAAGGCATCACCGAAGAGATCATGAAGCAGGCTCTGCAGCAGGCCAAGGCTGGCCGTCTGCACATCCTGGGCGAAATGGCCCACGGCCTGACCGCTCCGCGCGAAGAGCTGTCGGACTACGCGCCGCGTCTGCTGACCATCAAGATCCACCCGGACAAGATCCGCGAAGTGATCGGCAAGGGTGGTTCGACCATCCAGGCCATCACCAAGGAAACCGGCACCCAGATCGACATCCAGGATGACGGCACCATCGTCATCGCTTCGGTCAATGCCATCGCTGCGCAGGCTGCCAAGGCCCGCATCGAGCAGATCACCTCGGACGTCGAGCCGGGCCGCATCTACGAAGGCAAGGTCGCCAAGATCATGGACTTCGGTGCATTCGTCACCATCCTGCCGGGCAAGGACGGCCTGGTGCACGTGTCGCAGATCTCCAGCGACCGCGTCGAGAAGGTCGGCGACGTGCTGAAGGAAGGCGACGTGGTCAAGGTCAAGGTGCTGGAAGTCGACAAGCAGGGCCGTATCCGCCTGTCGATGAAGGCCGTCGAGGAAGGCGAAGGCGCCACCGCCGAGTAA
- the rbfA gene encoding 30S ribosome-binding factor RbfA, whose product MPKTFHRTDRVSAQLRRELGTLVHNAVREHGLPSVSVSDVEITRDMAHAKVFVTALMPERSVEAVKGLKELAWGLRMELARAMKLRHVPELHFHYDDSVDRGERIDNLLRDLPDTVAAEKRREGDEE is encoded by the coding sequence GTGCCCAAGACTTTCCACCGAACCGACCGTGTATCCGCCCAGCTGCGCCGTGAACTCGGCACCCTGGTGCACAACGCCGTGCGCGAGCACGGGTTGCCCTCGGTGAGCGTGTCCGACGTGGAAATCACCCGCGACATGGCCCACGCCAAGGTGTTCGTCACCGCACTGATGCCGGAACGTTCGGTGGAAGCAGTGAAGGGCCTGAAGGAACTGGCCTGGGGCCTGCGCATGGAGCTGGCGCGCGCGATGAAGCTGCGGCATGTGCCGGAGCTGCATTTCCATTACGACGACTCGGTCGATCGTGGCGAGCGCATCGACAACCTGCTGCGCGACCTGCCCGATACCGTGGCCGCCGAAAAGCGTCGCGAAGGCGACGAAGAATAA
- a CDS encoding winged helix-turn-helix domain-containing protein, giving the protein MDSLRLLDLEIDFPAQRVTRAGVALPLHGLSWRLFEVLLERGTDIVDFDTLAEQVWAPAVVGEDAISQRVKLLRKALGDDSRRPRYIRSVRGRGYQLCAAPVALERTSPPAARRKWPWLAGGAAAVVVLATVLLWPATPSPPAAQALLQRAEYYASIGQAGNNERAIALYRQALQVDPESSSARRGLSRALSAQGCLFNGSAAQMDEALALADAELRRAFDDGAAHALRGYAYDCLGRMGDAIADYQRAIQLDPADERTRASLAYLHQEQGHLVLALRDNLALKAPERLRFRDVQVARELELLGFTQAAAQRHARNFQLYPDNVFANIAWPRSLFAAGASGPARQALSEALSRGTPHPQLLRLQGELALQAGDRAAVAAAFEQGRQLRPQQSFGQTLAMLYAAPGPSPEWIGDRLASLQAQAGDGWSDAALERALLLQASGNTAAAMGALQQAVNDGFRDAAWLRATPLFAPLHNTSGWAALLARIDTDIARQRSRVLAADWRPADLSGLSAAPATGTR; this is encoded by the coding sequence ATGGACAGCCTGCGTCTGCTCGACCTTGAAATAGATTTCCCTGCACAGCGGGTCACCCGCGCAGGTGTCGCGTTGCCGCTCCATGGCCTGAGCTGGCGCCTGTTCGAAGTGCTGCTGGAGCGTGGTACCGACATCGTCGATTTCGACACCTTGGCCGAACAGGTCTGGGCACCAGCGGTCGTGGGCGAAGATGCGATCAGCCAGCGGGTGAAGCTGCTGCGCAAGGCGCTGGGCGACGACAGCCGCCGCCCGCGGTATATCCGCTCGGTACGTGGGCGTGGCTACCAGCTGTGCGCTGCGCCGGTCGCGCTGGAGCGGACCTCGCCGCCAGCTGCACGCCGCAAGTGGCCTTGGCTGGCCGGCGGTGCCGCCGCCGTTGTCGTACTGGCCACTGTTCTACTGTGGCCCGCTACGCCATCGCCGCCGGCCGCGCAGGCCTTGCTGCAGCGCGCCGAGTACTACGCCAGCATCGGCCAGGCCGGCAACAACGAGCGTGCCATTGCCCTGTACCGGCAGGCACTGCAGGTGGATCCCGAATCCAGCAGCGCACGACGCGGGCTGTCACGTGCCTTGTCCGCGCAGGGGTGCCTGTTCAATGGCTCGGCTGCGCAGATGGACGAAGCCCTTGCCCTGGCGGACGCCGAACTCCGTCGCGCTTTCGATGACGGTGCGGCGCACGCATTGCGCGGCTATGCCTACGACTGCCTGGGGCGGATGGGCGATGCCATTGCCGATTACCAGCGCGCCATCCAGCTGGATCCCGCTGATGAGCGCACGCGCGCATCGCTGGCCTATCTGCACCAGGAGCAGGGCCATCTTGTTCTTGCGCTGCGCGACAATCTCGCATTGAAGGCGCCCGAGCGCCTGCGTTTCCGCGACGTGCAGGTGGCACGTGAACTGGAGCTGCTGGGCTTCACCCAAGCGGCGGCACAACGTCACGCGCGGAACTTCCAGCTGTACCCCGACAACGTCTTTGCCAACATCGCCTGGCCGCGCAGCCTGTTTGCAGCCGGTGCATCCGGGCCAGCCAGACAGGCGCTGTCCGAAGCGCTGTCGCGCGGCACTCCGCATCCACAACTGCTGCGGCTGCAGGGCGAATTGGCGCTGCAGGCCGGGGATCGCGCCGCCGTCGCCGCTGCCTTCGAGCAGGGGCGCCAACTGCGTCCGCAGCAGTCGTTCGGGCAGACCCTGGCCATGCTGTACGCAGCGCCGGGCCCATCACCGGAATGGATTGGCGACCGCCTCGCATCGCTGCAGGCACAGGCCGGTGATGGCTGGTCCGACGCCGCTCTGGAGCGGGCCCTGCTGTTGCAGGCGTCAGGCAACACCGCTGCCGCGATGGGGGCGTTGCAGCAGGCGGTCAACGACGGCTTCCGCGATGCGGCGTGGCTGCGCGCCACGCCGCTGTTCGCGCCCTTGCACAACACTTCGGGATGGGCGGCTCTGCTGGCGCGCATCGATACCGATATCGCACGCCAACGCAGCCGGGTACTGGCTGCCGACTGGCGTCCCGCCGATCTCTCGGGCCTCAGCGCAGCGCCGGCAACAGGAACTCGGTGA